From a region of the Garciella nitratireducens DSM 15102 genome:
- a CDS encoding potassium channel family protein, with product MNEKQRMKMIFFIFIILLVIGTIGYSELLQISLPDSLYITLMNILGYSEVKGMPPIAKIFSMIVLTFGVGIGGYTVGIFIDIMMEGKMKDSWRKKILENKISKLKDHYILCGAGETGEVVVGEFIQKHANFVVIERNENVYKKLIEDGILAILGDATEEEILDRAQIKKAKGLISSLSKDADNIVAVLTARQMNTNMYIIARAIDKTAHSKLKKAGANCTISPNEIGGRRMAAQIINPSIISFLDVITRIEDIELDLEGIVIQKNSSIIGKPLKEIRMSGTTGLIVLAIQKYKQEDILFNPSPDEILNYGDVLLILATDSQIKRIKKLANEI from the coding sequence ATGAATGAAAAACAACGAATGAAAATGATTTTTTTTATTTTTATTATCCTTTTAGTAATAGGAACTATTGGATATTCGGAATTGCTACAAATTTCTCTGCCGGATTCTTTATACATTACTCTTATGAATATTTTAGGCTATTCGGAAGTAAAAGGAATGCCGCCGATTGCCAAAATATTTTCTATGATCGTACTTACTTTTGGAGTAGGAATAGGAGGATATACGGTAGGAATCTTTATCGATATTATGATGGAAGGGAAAATGAAAGACTCGTGGAGGAAAAAAATATTGGAAAATAAAATATCAAAACTAAAGGATCATTATATATTATGTGGAGCTGGAGAAACAGGAGAAGTTGTTGTTGGAGAATTTATACAAAAGCATGCCAATTTTGTAGTGATAGAAAGAAATGAAAATGTTTATAAAAAATTAATAGAAGATGGTATTTTAGCAATTTTAGGAGATGCTACTGAAGAAGAAATATTAGATCGAGCACAAATAAAAAAGGCAAAAGGATTGATCAGCTCTTTATCAAAAGATGCTGATAATATTGTAGCAGTTCTTACAGCAAGACAAATGAATACCAATATGTATATTATTGCAAGGGCGATAGATAAGACCGCTCATAGTAAATTAAAAAAAGCTGGGGCAAACTGTACCATATCTCCTAATGAGATTGGAGGAAGAAGAATGGCGGCACAAATTATAAATCCTTCTATTATTTCCTTTTTAGATGTAATTACACGTATTGAAGATATAGAATTAGACTTAGAAGGAATTGTTATTCAAAAAAATTCTTCTATTATAGGAAAACCTTTAAAAGAAATTCGAATGTCTGGGACAACGGGTTTGATTGTATTGGCTATTCAAAAATATAAACAAGAAGATATTTTATTCAATCCTTCTCCTGATGAAATATTAAATTATGGGGATGTTTTATTAATATTAGCAACAGATTCTCAAATAAAACGTATTAAAAAATTAGCGAATGAAATATAA
- a CDS encoding UvrD-helicase domain-containing protein, with amino-acid sequence MEFTRQQKDAILHKDGPALVLAVPGAGKTTVLISRAAYLIYERQVNPKKILSLTFSKAAAKEMKKRFQKIYRTKKFLFI; translated from the coding sequence ATTGAATTTACTAGACAACAAAAAGACGCAATTTTACATAAAGATGGACCCGCCTTAGTATTAGCAGTTCCAGGAGCAGGGAAGACTACTGTCTTGATTAGTAGAGCGGCATATTTGATTTATGAAAGGCAAGTCAATCCTAAAAAAATTTTATCTCTTACTTTTAGCAAAGCAGCTGCAAAAGAAATGAAGAAAAGATTTCAAAAAATTTATAGAACGAAAAAATTCCTTTTTATTTAA